A genomic window from Salvia miltiorrhiza cultivar Shanhuang (shh) chromosome 5, IMPLAD_Smil_shh, whole genome shotgun sequence includes:
- the LOC131025729 gene encoding 4-coumarate--CoA ligase 1-like — protein sequence PIINGMTDDVYTYKQVEMTARKVASGLSQVGIQQGETIMLLLPNTPEYIFAFLGASYIGVVSTMVNPFFTPAEVIKQAKASAAKLIITQACYVDMVRDYAAEAGAKVVCIDVPPAGCLAFSELTAADEREMPTMKIHPEDAVALPYSSGTMGLPKGVMLTHKGLVTSVAQQVDGKNPNLYIHSEDVMLCVLPLFHIYSLNSVLLCGLRVGAAILIMKAVDSRCSVGPVFNNKKNYFLDDV from the coding sequence CCCATCATCAACGGCATGACGGACGACGTGTACACGTACAAGCAGGTGGAGATGACGGCGCGCAAAGTGGCGTCGGGGCTGAGCCAGGTGGGCATCCAGCAGGGCGAGACGATCATGCTTCTCCTCCCCAACACGCCCGAGTACATCTTCGCATTCCTTGGCGCGTCCTACATAGGCGTGGTCTCCACCATGGTGAATCCCTTCTTCACCCCAGCCGAGGTGATCAAGCAGGCCAAGGCCTCCGCGGCCAAGCTCATCATCACGCAGGCGTGCTACGTGGACATGGTGCGCGACTACGCGGCGGAGGCCGGGGCGAAGGTGGTGTGCATCGACGTGCCGCCGGCCGGGTGCCTTGCGTTCTCGGAGCTGACGGCAGCGGATGAGCGGGAGATGCCGACGATGAAGATACACCCGGAGGACGCGGTGGCGCTGCCGTATTCGTCGGGGACGATGGGGCTGCCGAAGGGGGTGATGCTGACGCACAAGGGGCTGGTGACGAGCGTGGCGCAGCAGGTGGACGGGAAGAACCCGAATTTGTATATCCATAGCGAGGACGTGATGCTGTGTGTGTTGCCGCTCTTTCATATATACTCCTTGAACTCGGTTTTGTTGTGCGGCCTGCGGGTCGGAGCGGCCATCCTCATCATGAAAGCCGTTGATAGCCGTTGCTCGGTGGGCCCcgtatttaataataaaaaaaattattttctggACGACGTCTAA
- the LOC131026204 gene encoding uncharacterized protein LOC131026204 codes for MKYVLVTGGVVSGLGKGVTASSIGLILKACGLRVTSIKIDPYLNSDAGTMSPFEHGEVYVLDDGGEVDLDLGNYERFLDLKLTRDNNITTGKVYQSVIDKERRGDYLGQTVQVVPHITDAIQEWIERAAAIPVDGKDGPADVCVIELGGTIGDIESMPFIEALGQFSYRVGSGNFCLIHVSLVPVLNVVGEQKTKPTQHSVRGLRSLGLTPDILACRSTTELDETVKEKLSRFCHVQRENIITLYDVSNIWRVPLLLRDQKAHEAILKVLNLNGETRVPALGDWTSRADLCDMLTDTVRIAMVGKYIGLSDSYLSVLKALLHASVACHRKLCIDWVPACDLEDATLEENPESYKKAWKLLKGADAILVPGGFGDRGVEGKILAAKYARENRVPYLGICLGMQIAVIEFARSVLGLKNANSTEFDPNTKNPCVIFMPEGSKTHMGGTMRLGSRRTYFQCTSSKSVRLYGNVSFIDERHRHRYEVNPDMVQQLEDAGLSFTGKDESGCRMEIVELPNHPYFVGVQFHPEFKSRPGKPSPLFSGLVGAACGQLDGLLKKGSGRRCRMSNGSSPIKAHFYENATTLTNGALDGIYYNGNGLHV; via the exons ATGAAGTACGTGTTGGTCACCGGAGGAGTCGTCAGCGGCCTTGGCAAAGGCGTCACCGCCAGCAGCATCGGTCTCATCCTCAAGGCCTGCGGACTACGGGTCACTTCCATTAAAATTG ATCCTTATCTGAACAGCGATGCTGGTACCATGTCTCCTTTCGAACACGGCGAAGTGTATGTTCTCGATGACGGTGGCGAG GTGGACCTGGACCTTGGAAATTATGAGCGCTTTCTGGATTTAAAATTAACACGAGACAATAATATAACTACCGGAAAAGTTTACCAG TCCGTTATTGACAAGGAGAGGAGGGGAGACTATCTGGGGCAAACAGTTCAG GTTGTGCCTCACATAACCGATGCCATTCAAGAGTGGATTGAGCGAGCTGCTGCTATACCAGTGGATGGCAAAGACGGCCCAGCTGATGTTTGTGTTATAGAATTGGGTGGCACCATTG GGGATATTGAATCAATGCCCTTCATCGAGGCTCTTGGACAGTTTTCTTATCGTGTAG GTAGTGGAAATTTTTGCTTGATACATGTCAGCTTGGTGCCTGTTCTAAATGTCGTCGGTGAGCAG AAAACAAAGCCAACTCAACACAGTGTTAGAGGATTAAGAAGCTTGGGTCTAACTCCAGATATTTTAGCATGTCGCAGCACAACg GAACTTGATGAAACCGTCAAGGAGAAGCTCTCTCGTTTTTGCCATGTGCAG AGAGAGAACATAATCACCCTCTATGATGTTTCCAACATCTGGCGTGTACCTTTGCTTTTGAGA GACCAGAAGGCTCATGAGGCAATTCTGAAAGTCTTGAACCTCAACGG TGAGACTAGGGTACCAGCTCTTGGGGATTGGACatccagagcagatctctgtgATATGTTGACTGATACT GTCAGAATTGCTATGGTTGGAAAGTACATTGGGCTTTCAGATTCTTATCTTTCTGTTCTGAAG GCACTTTTGCACGCTTCTGTTGCATGCCATAGGAAACTATGCATAGATTGGGTCCCGGCTTGTGATCTTGAAGATGCAACTCTGGAAGAG AATCCAGAGTCTTACAAAAAAGCTTGGAAATTGTTAAAG GGGGCAGATGCAATTCTAGTTCCTGGAGGTTTTGGAGACAGAGGAGTGGAGGGCAAAATTCTGGCTGCTAAATATGCCCGTGAAAACAGAGTCCCTTATCTCGGGATATGTCTAGGAATGCAAATTGCTGTCATTGAGTTTGCACGATCTGTCCTTGGCCTGAAGAATGCAAACAGCACAGAATTTGACCCAAACACTAAGAATCCGTGTGTTATTTTCATGCCAGAG GGTTCAAAGACACACATGGGAGGCACTATGCGTCTTGGATCAAGGAGGACATACTTTCAGTGTACCTCAAGTAAATCTGTGAGACT ATACGGGAACGTGAGTTTTATTGATGAGAGACACCGGCACAGATATGAG GTAAATCCTGATATGGTGCAGCAACTGGAAGATGCCGGCCTTTCATTTACTGGAAAAGATGAAAGTGGTTGTCGGATGGAG ATTGTTGAGCTGCCTAACCATCCATACTTCGTTGGCGTTCAATTTCACCCAGAGTTCAAATCGAGACCAGGAAAACCGTCCCCCCTGTTTTCAg GACTTGTGGGAGCAGCTTGCGGTCAGCTGGATGGTCTATTGAAGAAGGGTTCAGGGAGAAGATGCAGAATGAGCAACGGCTCATCACCGATAAAGGCACATTTCTATGAGAATGCAACTACGCTAACTAATGGGGCTTTAGATGGCATTTACTACAATGGGAATGGTTTACACGTTTGA
- the LOC131026207 gene encoding oxygen-dependent coproporphyrinogen-III oxidase, chloroplastic, with amino-acid sequence MLTPALTAPSSSSCPAVLPFSHSLRTLSFPLVVARLPTSRRPQFRIQASSSSSSQSRMIEQEIPAAERPPTFLREVDEDSSNSSDSVRARFEKMIREAQDSVCSAIEAADGGAKFKEDVWSRPGGGGGISRVLQDGAVWEKAGVNVSVVYGVMPPEAYRAANPSQNGNIKPGPVPFFAAGISSVLHPKNPFAPTLHFNYRYFETDAPKDAPGAPRQWWFGGGTDLTPAYIFEEDVKHFHQVQKDTCDKFNSDFYPRFKKWCDDYFYIKHRGERRGLGGIFFDDLNAYDQDMLLSFATECANSVIPAYIPIIEKRKDMPFTDKHKAWQQLRRGRYVEFNLVYDRGTTFGLKTGGRIESILVSLPLTARWEYDHQPEEGSEEWKLLDACINPKEWL; translated from the exons ATGCTGACGCCGGCACTTACCgctccctcttcttcttcttgcccCGCCGTGCTTCCTTTCTCCCATTCGCTCCGCACTTTGAGTTTCCCCCTTGTTGTCGCAAGACTACCCACTTCCAGGAGGCCACAATTTCGAATCCAAGCTTCGTCTTCGTCTTCTTCCCAATCCCGAATGATCGAGCAGGAGATCCCCGCTGCCGAAAGGCCTCCCACTTTCCTTCGAGAAGTTGACGAGGATTCTTCCAATTCTTCCGATTCCGTTCGCGCAAGGTTCGAGAAGATGATCAGGGAGGCACAGGACAGCGTGTGCTCTGCCATTGAGGCCGCTGACGGAGGCGCCAAGTTCAAGGAAGATGTTTGGTCCAGGcccggaggcggcggcggaatcAGTAGAGTTTTGCAGGATGGTGCTGTTTGGGAAAAGGCCGGAGTCAATGTCTCTGTTGTTTATGGAGTTATGCCTCCCGAAGCTTATAGAGCGGCGAATCCCTCTCAAAATGGAAACATTAAGCCCGGCCCTGTCCCCTTTTTCGCTGCTGGAATCAGCTCC GTTCTTCATCCAAAGAATCCTTTTGCTCCAACTTTGCACTTTAACTACCGCTATTTTGAGACTGATGCTCCTAAAG ATGCTCCTGGTGCACCAAGGCAATGGTGGTTTGGTGGAGGGACCGATTTGACTCCTGCATACATTTTTGAGGAGGATGTTAAGCATTTTCATCAG GTCCAGAAGGACACATGTGACAAATTCAATAGCGATTTCTATCCTCGATTCAAGAAATGGTGTGATGATTATTTCTACATTAAG CATCGTGGTGAGAGACGTGGTCTTGGGGGTATATTTTTTGATGATCTGAATGCATATGATCAAGATATGCTTCTCTCCTTTGCTACGG AGTGTGCAAATTCTGTGATTCCAGCATATATACCTATCATAGAAAAGAGGAAGGACATGCCATTTACGGACAAACACAAGGCATGGCAGCAGCTACGTCGAGGGCGCTACGTAGAGTTTAACTTG GTCTATGATCGAGGAACTACATTCGGCCTCAAGACTGGTGGGAGGATTGAAAGTATACTCGTCTCACTTCCGTTGACTGCACGATGGGAGTATGACCAT CAACCAGAAGAAGGTAGCGAGGAATGGAAGCTTTTGGATGCGTGTATCAACCCTAAGGAGTGGCTCTGA